The Onthophagus taurus isolate NC chromosome 2, IU_Otau_3.0, whole genome shotgun sequence genome includes a window with the following:
- the LOC139429090 gene encoding uncharacterized protein isoform X2 has product MEQLVKKRAVIESQVTRFGSFVDEVQLGNKNIAELKTRLKRLEKLWDEFDNIQTEIEENEKGDEQSQSTERETFENKYFEVISRAEGITELNKSVNKTTILDTYSQFSANVPSWNLPQFKGSYEEWLRFFELYKSLVHDNARLNKIQKFYYLQSCLKDDALRIINSLEISEANYDVAIELLRERYENKKVIKKRNHVKNIFELQPLTRESHVNLRKLIDNFLKDFRSLQTLDKQTQREWETHSKNIITPKLDQFLKVLKEKCQLLESLDGKLANKFNERTNEKVSMYITSNNEKTAFLSCTFCKNNDHFTFKCEKLLKLPINER; this is encoded by the exons atggaaCAATTAGTAAAGAAGCGCGCCGTAATAGAATCACAAGTTACACGATTCGGTTCGTTCGTAGACGAAGTACAATTGGGTAATAAAAACATCGCGGAATTAAAAACACGATTAAAAcgattagaaaaattatggGACGAATTTGATAACATACAAACGGAAATcgaagaaaacgaaaaagGTGACGAACAAAGTCAATCAACGGAACGCGAAacgtttgaaaataaatattttgaggttatttctCGCGCTGAAGGAATTAccgaattaaataaatcagtcAACAAGACAACAATCCTCGATACTTATTCACAATTTTCGGCTAATGTACCATCTTGGAATCTTCCTCAATTTAAAGGATCATACGAAGAATGGTTGAGATTTTTCGAATTGTACAAATCGCTCGTACATGACAATGCaaggttaaataaaattcagaaattttattatttacaatctTGCTTGAAAGATGACGCTTTACGAATTATAAATTCACTCGAAATATCAGAAGCAAATTATGACGTAGCTATTGAGCTATTACGCGAaagatatgaaaataaaaaggtaATCAAAAAACGGAATCAcgtaaaaaacatttttgagcTACAACCACTGACCCGAGAGTCGCACgttaatttaagaaaacttatcgacaattttctaaaagattttcgTTCTTTACAAACATTAG ataAGCAAACACAACGAGAATGGGAAACTCATTCAAAAAACATTATCACGCCGAAATTggatcaatttttaaaagttttaaaagaaaaatgccaACTTCTTGAATCATTAGACGGTAAACTTGCAAATAAATTCAATGAACGTACAAATGAAAAGGTATCAATGTATATTACTTCAAATAACGAAAAAACAGCCTTTTTGTCTTGCACTTTTTGCAAAAACAATGATCATTTTACATTCAAAtgcgaaaaattattaaaattacctaTTAACGAACGTTAA
- the LOC139429090 gene encoding uncharacterized protein isoform X1, whose amino-acid sequence MEQLVKKRAVIESQVTRFGSFVDEVQLGNKNIAELKTRLKRLEKLWDEFDNIQTEIEENEKGDEQSQSTERETFENKYFEVISRAEGITELNKSVNKTTILDTYSQFSANVPSWNLPQFKGSYEEWLRFFELYKSLVHDNARLNKIQKFYYLQSCLKDDALRIINSLEISEANYDVAIELLRERYENKKVIKKRNHVKNIFELQPLTRESHVNLRKLIDNFLKDFRSLQTLGEPVQHWDKLLIHIVSIKLDKQTQREWETHSKNIITPKLDQFLKVLKEKCQLLESLDGKLANKFNERTNEKVSMYITSNNEKTAFLSCTFCKNNDHFTFKCEKLLKLPINER is encoded by the coding sequence atggaaCAATTAGTAAAGAAGCGCGCCGTAATAGAATCACAAGTTACACGATTCGGTTCGTTCGTAGACGAAGTACAATTGGGTAATAAAAACATCGCGGAATTAAAAACACGATTAAAAcgattagaaaaattatggGACGAATTTGATAACATACAAACGGAAATcgaagaaaacgaaaaagGTGACGAACAAAGTCAATCAACGGAACGCGAAacgtttgaaaataaatattttgaggttatttctCGCGCTGAAGGAATTAccgaattaaataaatcagtcAACAAGACAACAATCCTCGATACTTATTCACAATTTTCGGCTAATGTACCATCTTGGAATCTTCCTCAATTTAAAGGATCATACGAAGAATGGTTGAGATTTTTCGAATTGTACAAATCGCTCGTACATGACAATGCaaggttaaataaaattcagaaattttattatttacaatctTGCTTGAAAGATGACGCTTTACGAATTATAAATTCACTCGAAATATCAGAAGCAAATTATGACGTAGCTATTGAGCTATTACGCGAaagatatgaaaataaaaaggtaATCAAAAAACGGAATCAcgtaaaaaacatttttgagcTACAACCACTGACCCGAGAGTCGCACgttaatttaagaaaacttatcgacaattttctaaaagattttcgTTCTTTACAAACATTAGGTGAGCCAGTACAACATTGGgataaacttttaatacatattgtatcaataaaattagataAGCAAACACAACGAGAATGGGAAACTCATTCAAAAAACATTATCACGCCGAAATTggatcaatttttaaaagttttaaaagaaaaatgccaACTTCTTGAATCATTAGACGGTAAACTTGCAAATAAATTCAATGAACGTACAAATGAAAAGGTATCAATGTATATTACTTCAAATAACGAAAAAACAGCCTTTTTGTCTTGCACTTTTTGCAAAAACAATGATCATTTTACATTCAAAtgcgaaaaattattaaaattacctaTTAACGAACGTTAA
- the LOC139432685 gene encoding uncharacterized protein, whose amino-acid sequence MTSQSYIPKTRQIILPTAIINVYNKHGEFVKCRALLDSGSQSNFCTKFLFDKFQLTGKDIAAPVSGISQSICNITCKTETIMKSALLLLRKLAKNSNLRQEYNNFLKEYEDLGHMTLTSFDKCDYDIVIYLPHHAVIKQTSSTTKVRVVFDASAKTTSGLSLNDVLKVGPKIQSDLFDIVVRMRMHPIVITADAEKMYRMILIHKTQRDFQRILWRYDPNDEIKPYRLNTVTYGTSSTSFLATRVLHQVVLNCRNSNAVASNIILRDFYMDDLITGSDDWQEALKIKDELASILAKSGLKLRKWQSNDSRVLHNENNQLDKFQINDGTETRALGIVWHPREDTLHYSTDFEIKNDKITKRVILSQVARIFDPLGLINPCIMKAKLILQEFMQLQSDWDDEIPDCLKQK is encoded by the coding sequence ATGACATCACAAAGTTATATTCCTAAAACAAGACAAATAATTTTGCCAACTgctattattaatgtttacaATAAGCACGGAGAATTCGTTAAATGTCGTGCGTTGCTGGATTCGGGCAGTCAATCAAATTTTTGCACCAAATTTCTGTTCGATAAATTTCAGTTAACGGGAAAAGATATAGCTGCACCTGTTTCCGGTATTAGCCAAAGCATTTGCAACATAACTTGTAAAACAGAGACAATTATGAAATCAgcattattgttattaagaaaactagcaaaaaattcaaatttacgGCAGGAgtataataatttcttaaaagaaTATGAGGATTTAGGCCACATGACTCTTACTTCTTTCGATAAGTGTGATTATGACATTGTGATTTATTTGCCTCACCATGCTGTGATAAAACAAACGAGTAGCACTACTAAAGTAAGAGTGGTATTTGATGCTTCAGCGAAGACGACATCAGGCTTAAGTTTGAATGACGTTTTAAAGGTTGGCCCAAAAATCCAGAGTGATTTGTTCGATATAGTTGTTCGAATGAGAATGCACCCGATAGTGATAACCGCAGACGCAGAAAAGATGTACAGAATGATCCTTATTCATAAAACACAAagagattttcaaagaatATTATGGCGATACGACcctaatgatgaaataaagccGTATCGTTTGAACACAGTTACTTACGGCACATCTAGTACATCATTTTTAGCAACACGTGTTTTACATCAGGTTGTCTTGAATTGTAGAAATTCTAACGCAGTAGCTTCTAACATCATATTACGAGATTTTTACATGGATGATTTGATAACTGGTTCTGATGATTGGCAAGAAgcattgaaaattaaagatgaactTGCTAGTATATTGGCGAAATCGGgcttgaaattaagaaaatggCAATCGAACGATAGCAGGGTTCTACACAATGAGAACAACCAGCTAGACAAATTTCAGATTAACGACGGAACTGAGACGAGAGCGTTGGGAATTGTTTGGCATCCACGAGAAGACACTTTACATTACAGTAccgattttgaaattaaaaatgacaaaattacCAAACGGGTTATATTATCACAGGTGGCGCGAATATTCGATCCTTTGGGTCTCATTAATCCATGTATTATGAAAGCTAAGCtaattttacaagaatttaTGCAATTACAAAGCGATTGGGATGATGAAATTCCGGactgtttaaaacaaaaatga